CACTCGGCTAGTTCCCGTGCCGGAGCATAATGATTGGCTGTCATTGTCGCATAGCGATCGCTAAGGGGGAAATAGGCCCGTTGGGCATACTCGGCAACCATGCGGGCTGTATTGAAGTGGGGACAGTTCAGCCGAATTGCCTGCTTCATTTTGGCAATCCAACGCCGGGGTAGCCCCTCCGCGTCGCGATCGTAAAACATGGGCACCACCTCCCGCTCCAGCAGTTCATAGAGGGCATTGGCTTCCACCTCATCCTGGTAATCCGGATCGGCGTAAACCTCACCCCGCCCGATCGGCCAGCCAGAATGGGTATAGTCCGCCTCGGCCCACCAGCCATCCAGCACACTCAAATTTAAGACCCCGTTCATCGCTGCTTTCATCCCACTTGTCCCCGATGCTTCACGCGGTCGCCGGGGCGTATTCAGCCACACATCACAGCCCGCTACCAACAGACGAGATACCTGAATGTCATAGTTGGGGATGAAGATCATACTGTGGCAAAGCCCCTCATCCCGAATAAATTTGATGATGTCGCGGATTAACTCTTTACCCGGCACATCCTTGGGGTGAGCCTTGCCCGCAATGATGAATTGCACCCGCCGTCCCTGCTTATTGATCAACCGTTTAAGCCGCTCCACATCCCGCAGCAATAGTGTGGCACGTTTATAGGTAGCAAAACGACGCGCAAAACCGATCGTCAATACAAACGGCTCCAAACTCTCCCGTGCCTCTGCGATTTCGATCGGAGAAGCCCCCCGTTCCGCCAAACTTTCGCAGAGACGCTCACGGGCAAAGACGACTAATTCCGAGCGACACCGTTCATGGTTGCGCCATAATTCCTCATCCGGGATCGTCTCAATCCGGTCCCACAGCGGATTATCGATCTGTGCACTTGACCAACTCGGCCCTAAATAGCGATCGTATAACTCCTGCGTGAACTTCGACACACAACTGCGGGCGTGAACGCCATTCGTAATCGACGTAATCGGCACCTCACTCAGGGGTAATTCCGGCCAATGCTTGCGGAATAGCGATCGCGAAACTTCCCCATGCAATTGACTGACGCCGTTAATAAAACTAGCAGTTTTAATCGCTAATGTCGCCATATTAAAGGGGGCGGATAAATCTCCCGTGTTCTCTCGGCCTAGGGATAGAAACTCTTCCCGTGAAAGCCCTAGTTTATGGGCATAGCTACCGAGATAGTGCATAATGCGATCGGCATCAAACAAATCGAACCCCGCTGGGACTGGCGTATGGGTGGTAAACAGTTGACTGGCCTGCACAACTTGCTTGGCATCTGTAAAGTTCAGCCCCTCTTCCTCCATTAAAATCCGGATGCGTTCCAGGGATAAAAAGGCTGAATGCCCCTCATTCATGTGATAGGCAGTCGGCTGTAACCCCAGTGCCCGTAACATTCGTACCCCGCCAATCCCCAGGAGCATTTCCTGGTGAATGCGCATATCAATATCACCGCCATAGAGCTTATCGGTGATGTCGTGGTCATAGGGATTATTGGGTTCAATATTCGTATCCATTAAATACAGGGGGACGGCCCCAACTTGGATCCGCCAGACACGGGCATAGACCGTGCGTCCCGGATAATCAATCCCAATCCGAATTTCTGACCCATCCGGATGCCGTTCCAAATGCAGGGGCATATTGTAAAAGTCATTAATGGGATACTGCTCCTGCTGCCAACCATCCGGCGTCAGATATTGGGCAAAATATCCCTCCTGGTACAACAACCCTACCCCCACTAAGGGCAATCCTAAGTCACTGGCTGACTTGAGATGGTCCCCAGCCAACACTCCCAGACCCCCTGAATAGACCGGTAGACATTCCGTCAAGCCAAACTCGGCAGAAAAGTAAGCAATACAATCCTTGGGCGGATTCGCGTTGGGAATGCTGGCGGGATGCTGGCGATGCTTGGTGTACCACGATCGCTCCTGAAGGTAAGCCTCCAGTTGACGGCTGGCCCGATCCATTTGCGCTAGAAACCCCTCGTCCTCAGCCACCTCATAGAGACGCGTCTGACTGATACTGCCCAACATCAGCACGGGATTATGGTGAGTGGATTCCCACAGAGCCGGGTCCAGGCGATGGAAAAGATCCCGTGTCTCGGCATTCCAGTCCCAATGTAGGTTATAGGCCAGAGTCCGTAGCGGCTCTAAGCAGGGGGGAAGCGCGGGAGAAACCTTGAAAGTCCGAATTGGCTGCATGGTGAAAAAAGTTCTGAAGTGGGCTTCCCTTATTGTCTCTCTGGGTGCTCAGCCCCCAGAAGACTCTTAACA
This DNA window, taken from Trichothermofontia sichuanensis B231, encodes the following:
- the glgP gene encoding alpha-glucan family phosphorylase yields the protein MQPIRTFKVSPALPPCLEPLRTLAYNLHWDWNAETRDLFHRLDPALWESTHHNPVLMLGSISQTRLYEVAEDEGFLAQMDRASRQLEAYLQERSWYTKHRQHPASIPNANPPKDCIAYFSAEFGLTECLPVYSGGLGVLAGDHLKSASDLGLPLVGVGLLYQEGYFAQYLTPDGWQQEQYPINDFYNMPLHLERHPDGSEIRIGIDYPGRTVYARVWRIQVGAVPLYLMDTNIEPNNPYDHDITDKLYGGDIDMRIHQEMLLGIGGVRMLRALGLQPTAYHMNEGHSAFLSLERIRILMEEEGLNFTDAKQVVQASQLFTTHTPVPAGFDLFDADRIMHYLGSYAHKLGLSREEFLSLGRENTGDLSAPFNMATLAIKTASFINGVSQLHGEVSRSLFRKHWPELPLSEVPITSITNGVHARSCVSKFTQELYDRYLGPSWSSAQIDNPLWDRIETIPDEELWRNHERCRSELVVFARERLCESLAERGASPIEIAEARESLEPFVLTIGFARRFATYKRATLLLRDVERLKRLINKQGRRVQFIIAGKAHPKDVPGKELIRDIIKFIRDEGLCHSMIFIPNYDIQVSRLLVAGCDVWLNTPRRPREASGTSGMKAAMNGVLNLSVLDGWWAEADYTHSGWPIGRGEVYADPDYQDEVEANALYELLEREVVPMFYDRDAEGLPRRWIAKMKQAIRLNCPHFNTARMVAEYAQRAYFPLSDRYATMTANHYAPARELAEWKARIFEHWYNIQIEHIDIDAPEEIKVNQPIAVKARIYLAGLSAEDVQVELYQGSVNDAGDLINGVPVVMTYQGTDDQHRSVYTGEVSYPRSGFQGLSLRILPRHQYLTTPHEMGLIRWA